The proteins below are encoded in one region of Clostridium estertheticum:
- a CDS encoding GNAT family N-acetyltransferase translates to MIFKLRDFCIDFVEDKDINAIVEVYNSNKYFLVNHMGTDKVRYEWVLEELENMRKADFYSCKVVEKSSGKVMGIIDFKIGEETYLSLLMIHDNYKNKGVGKLIYQALEEYAKEVKSKCMRIDVVINYDNAVLKFWVKNGFDKIKDVELDWTGKILPAVIMKKNI, encoded by the coding sequence ATGATTTTTAAATTAAGAGATTTTTGTATAGACTTTGTGGAGGATAAAGATATAAATGCTATTGTTGAAGTGTACAATTCCAATAAATATTTTTTGGTAAATCATATGGGTACAGATAAGGTTAGATATGAATGGGTACTTGAAGAGTTAGAGAATATGAGAAAAGCAGATTTCTATTCTTGTAAAGTAGTAGAGAAGAGTTCAGGAAAAGTAATGGGGATAATAGATTTTAAAATAGGCGAGGAAACTTACTTATCACTCTTAATGATACATGATAATTATAAAAATAAAGGGGTTGGAAAATTAATATATCAGGCTTTAGAGGAATATGCTAAAGAAGTAAAAAGCAAGTGTATGAGAATAGATGTAGTTATTAACTATGATAATGCAGTACTTAAATTTTGGGTTAAGAATGGGTTTGATAAAATCAAAGATGTAGAATTAGATTGGACAGGAAAAATCTTACCTGCTGTTATTATGAAAAAAAATATATAA
- a CDS encoding YciI family protein yields MYILMLTYVKPLEEVDKEISSHIEYLEKFYSLQKFIFSGRRNPRIGGTIICNAKDKKEVESIIGQDPFFIKKIAEYEIIEFLPTKCADGLERFL; encoded by the coding sequence ATGTATATTTTAATGTTAACATATGTAAAGCCACTTGAGGAAGTTGACAAAGAGATAAGTTCTCACATAGAATATTTAGAGAAATTTTATTCATTACAAAAATTTATTTTCTCAGGTAGAAGAAACCCAAGGATAGGTGGAACAATTATTTGCAATGCAAAAGATAAAAAAGAAGTTGAATCAATAATAGGACAAGATCCGTTTTTCATTAAAAAAATTGCAGAATATGAAATAATTGAATTCCTACCTACAAAATGTGCTGATGGATTAGAACGTTTTCTTTAA
- a CDS encoding aminoglycoside adenylyltransferase domain-containing protein translates to MNSIPESVKTILQEYLDLFESELPNFLESYYIYGSITLGAFNYGLSDIDFIAVVKRKVTELDIEVLKKIHRNIKKKFPATDLMGLYVMGNDLQLEYENEKSCPCFIGGVYKGLEKFEKNSIDAFQLKKYGLTVKGKEIDNFDFTVNWDILIHNMRENLNTYWLNWNDDCKKFLSKKYIGLFVDLGMIEWGVLGVSRLYYTFKERDMTSKVGAGEYVLQKVPQRWHKVINEAMRLRKGNPKSYYKSIFERRVDVLAYIDFIIQESNNLFNEKRC, encoded by the coding sequence ATGAATAGTATTCCAGAAAGCGTTAAGACAATATTGCAAGAGTATTTAGATTTGTTTGAATCAGAATTGCCGAATTTTTTAGAATCATATTATATCTATGGTTCTATTACATTAGGTGCATTTAATTATGGGCTGAGTGATATTGATTTCATTGCAGTAGTTAAAAGAAAAGTTACAGAATTAGATATAGAGGTTCTAAAAAAAATTCATAGAAATATTAAAAAAAAATTTCCTGCAACAGATTTAATGGGACTTTATGTAATGGGCAATGATCTTCAATTAGAGTATGAAAATGAGAAATCATGCCCTTGTTTCATAGGTGGAGTATATAAAGGTCTTGAAAAATTCGAGAAAAATTCAATTGACGCTTTTCAACTAAAAAAATATGGTTTAACTGTTAAAGGGAAAGAAATTGATAATTTTGACTTTACCGTAAACTGGGACATCTTAATTCATAATATGAGAGAAAATCTTAATACTTATTGGCTTAACTGGAATGATGACTGTAAGAAGTTTTTATCCAAAAAATACATAGGCTTATTTGTTGACTTAGGAATGATTGAATGGGGAGTTTTAGGTGTTTCTCGTTTATATTACACATTCAAAGAACGAGATATGACATCGAAAGTAGGGGCAGGTGAATATGTACTACAGAAAGTGCCTCAAAGATGGCATAAGGTAATTAATGAGGCAATGAGATTACGCAAGGGTAACCCAAAGTCATATTATAAATCTATTTTTGAGAGACGAGTAGATGTTTTAGCTTATATTGACTTCATAATACAAGAAAGCAATAATCTTTTTAATGAGAAAAGGTGCTAA
- a CDS encoding sugar phosphate isomerase/epimerase produces MNNFMIGMYGKFDYKKFDRDFRKDFYGVEACLFENESDIENLANEAKTKGFEFGIHFPLRAGISKLRDPRFLSLNEEVKKSAYKHIEEELIYIKQKQIKPKYILFHYPKPVILKENFDMSNWRFTNSSEYTDEFEYSYEKFKKNSEYLFQWLSEKSFEYSFIPVLEFDALNKYICEDNFLESMLEKYKNIKICLDTGRLHLQHKIDSDFNEIEIIKRFSKYTAVVHLWNFKLGGVPHFPALPNLKTEEGFAPIEDYLKIIREKNKNVKIMFEHRSDLISDEELDSCYSWISEILE; encoded by the coding sequence ATGAATAACTTTATGATTGGGATGTATGGTAAATTTGATTATAAAAAATTTGATAGAGATTTTAGAAAAGACTTTTATGGAGTGGAAGCATGTTTATTTGAAAATGAAAGTGATATAGAGAATTTAGCAAATGAAGCTAAAACAAAAGGCTTTGAATTCGGTATTCATTTTCCGTTAAGAGCAGGAATTTCAAAGTTAAGAGACCCACGGTTTTTGTCTTTAAATGAAGAGGTAAAAAAGTCTGCATATAAACATATTGAAGAAGAGTTAATTTATATCAAACAAAAGCAGATTAAACCTAAGTATATACTGTTTCATTATCCTAAGCCAGTTATACTTAAAGAAAACTTTGATATGAGCAACTGGCGATTTACAAACAGCAGTGAATACACAGATGAATTTGAATATTCATATGAAAAATTTAAGAAAAATAGCGAATACCTTTTTCAATGGTTATCAGAGAAAAGTTTTGAGTATAGTTTCATTCCTGTGTTGGAATTTGACGCATTAAATAAATATATTTGTGAAGATAATTTTCTTGAAAGTATGTTAGAAAAGTATAAAAATATAAAGATTTGTTTGGATACTGGCAGACTTCATTTGCAACATAAAATAGATTCTGATTTTAATGAAATTGAAATTATTAAAAGATTTTCAAAGTATACTGCGGTTGTACATTTATGGAATTTTAAATTAGGTGGTGTTCCTCATTTTCCAGCATTACCAAATTTAAAAACAGAAGAAGGATTTGCACCAATTGAGGATTATTTAAAAATAATAAGAGAAAAAAATAAGAATGTTAAGATAATGTTTGAACATAGGTCGGATTTGATAAGTGATGAAGAATTAGATAGTTGCTATTCATGGATAAGCGAAATATTAGAGTAA
- a CDS encoding putative signal transducing protein translates to MFCPKCKCEYREGFNFCSDCKIELVEKLPSKELSSEEFEYSELVTIAETMDFSIIPIVKSILDSEEIRYFIKGEMIRSIAVLNNIMEIQVPIEDAQKAKDLLKDLDIK, encoded by the coding sequence ATGTTTTGTCCAAAATGCAAATGTGAATATAGAGAGGGATTTAATTTCTGTTCAGACTGTAAAATTGAATTGGTTGAAAAATTACCAAGCAAAGAATTGTCAAGTGAAGAATTTGAATATTCAGAACTTGTCACTATAGCAGAAACAATGGACTTTTCTATAATACCTATTGTTAAGTCAATTTTAGATTCTGAGGAAATAAGATATTTTATTAAAGGAGAAATGATTAGAAGTATTGCTGTACTTAATAATATTATGGAGATACAAGTTCCAATAGAAGATGCACAGAAGGCAAAAGATTTATTAAAAGACTTGGATATAAAGTAG
- a CDS encoding NUDIX hydrolase, with protein MELWDILDGNGEKTGKTGERGKPMGQDEYHLVVQVWIKNRHGEFLITKRTPNKTILPNMWETTCGSAIIGDDSLKAVLREVKEEIGINLSPANGKFLFRLKRQHFDFPDFVDVWLFKEEVDMTEVIYQPDEVCGAKWATLNHIQSMIESGEFADTFPYLEDLFKIV; from the coding sequence ATGGAACTTTGGGATATACTCGATGGAAATGGGGAGAAAACGGGTAAGACTGGTGAACGTGGAAAACCTATGGGGCAAGATGAATACCATCTAGTTGTACAGGTATGGATAAAAAACAGGCATGGAGAATTTTTAATTACAAAACGTACACCAAACAAGACAATATTACCAAATATGTGGGAAACAACTTGTGGGTCAGCAATTATTGGCGATGATAGCTTGAAAGCTGTATTAAGAGAAGTGAAGGAAGAAATAGGGATTAATTTATCCCCTGCAAATGGAAAATTTCTCTTTAGATTAAAAAGACAGCATTTTGACTTTCCGGATTTTGTAGATGTGTGGCTGTTCAAAGAAGAAGTAGATATGACAGAAGTTATTTATCAACCAGATGAAGTATGTGGAGCAAAGTGGGCTACTCTAAACCATATTCAATCCATGATAGAATCAGGAGAATTTGCGGATACATTTCCATATCTCGAAGATTTATTTAAGATAGTATAA
- a CDS encoding NUDIX hydrolase, which yields MKVEFYELGKVDEESLKCAVISSVYKGKWIYVREEQSETWEIPGGHREIGESIVNAAKRELFEETGAKEFNLTPVCDYSICDFYMNNSNDKSYGRLFFSEVKEIGGLPISEICEIMMFDGLPENLTYPELNSLMYKKTFHLK from the coding sequence ATGAAAGTAGAATTTTATGAGTTAGGAAAGGTTGATGAGGAAAGCCTTAAGTGTGCAGTAATATCAAGTGTGTATAAAGGGAAATGGATTTACGTTAGAGAAGAGCAGAGTGAAACTTGGGAGATTCCAGGTGGGCATAGAGAGATAGGTGAAAGTATTGTTAATGCTGCTAAAAGAGAGTTATTTGAAGAAACTGGTGCAAAGGAATTTAACTTAACACCAGTCTGCGATTATTCAATTTGTGATTTTTATATGAATAATTCTAATGACAAATCATATGGAAGGCTATTTTTTAGTGAAGTAAAAGAGATAGGTGGTTTACCAATTTCAGAAATATGTGAAATTATGATGTTTGACGGGTTACCAGAAAATTTAACCTATCCTGAGCTTAATTCACTTATGTATAAAAAAACATTCCATTTAAAATAA
- a CDS encoding GNAT family N-acetyltransferase — protein MDIITKQIPIEKMEILRESLDKLHKYHNSKSEYFSGDYPRITFEERLEVYRKNAKLGKYRIELLINAETNNIIGFCIAYIKRICGKVEVLFVDEQYRRKGLGVKLMSSAMEWFGENHINDIELTVVYGNEAVSFYQKLGFYPRSIIMTTKPI, from the coding sequence GTGGATATTATTACTAAACAGATTCCTATTGAAAAAATGGAAATTTTAAGAGAATCATTAGATAAACTTCATAAATACCATAACAGTAAATCAGAATATTTTTCTGGTGATTATCCAAGAATAACGTTTGAGGAGCGTTTAGAAGTGTATAGAAAAAACGCAAAATTAGGAAAATACAGAATTGAGTTATTGATTAACGCTGAAACAAACAATATTATAGGATTTTGCATAGCATATATCAAAAGGATTTGCGGAAAGGTAGAAGTTCTTTTTGTTGATGAACAATATAGAAGAAAAGGATTAGGTGTCAAATTAATGAGTAGTGCCATGGAATGGTTTGGTGAAAATCATATAAATGATATAGAACTTACAGTAGTATATGGGAACGAAGCAGTATCGTTTTATCAGAAATTAGGATTTTATCCACGTTCAATTATTATGACAACAAAACCAATATAG
- a CDS encoding GNAT family N-acetyltransferase has product MKLVKANLADFNTVKNIINTTIKTIYPHYYPTGVVEFFLTHHCDDNIRKGIEIEMVLLIDVNGIIVGTGSAHENEISRVFVLPQLQGLGYGTLIMNRLESIIAKGYSEIVLDSSLPAYNLYINRGYSPFKYNKIITTNKDILCFNIMKKAVVRCIDGKINYNNRLFSSVSNTHNGEVSSATIFQYHQNKDMVWAEYNGGDILKGYLIGTSDDKSNLNFTYQHINQKGEIRTGKCLSTPKILTDGRISLLERWQWTNGDNSFGHSIIEESNIIKLTYPIVKSNAALLCEMFLKKTF; this is encoded by the coding sequence ATGAAACTTGTAAAAGCTAATTTAGCAGATTTTAATACAGTAAAAAATATTATAAACACAACAATAAAAACAATATATCCACATTACTATCCAACTGGGGTAGTTGAATTTTTTTTAACCCATCATTGTGATGATAATATACGAAAAGGAATAGAAATAGAAATGGTATTACTAATTGATGTTAATGGAATAATTGTAGGCACTGGGAGTGCCCATGAAAACGAGATAAGTAGAGTATTTGTATTGCCACAGTTACAAGGATTAGGATATGGAACATTAATAATGAACAGGTTAGAATCAATAATAGCTAAAGGATATTCTGAAATTGTGTTAGATTCTTCATTACCCGCTTATAATTTATATATAAATCGTGGATACTCCCCTTTTAAATATAATAAAATCATAACAACAAATAAGGATATATTATGTTTCAATATTATGAAAAAAGCTGTTGTTAGGTGTATTGATGGGAAAATAAATTATAATAACAGATTATTTTCATCAGTTTCCAATACTCATAATGGAGAAGTTTCAAGTGCAACTATTTTTCAATACCATCAAAATAAAGATATGGTTTGGGCTGAGTATAATGGTGGCGATATACTAAAAGGTTATTTAATTGGCACAAGTGATGACAAAAGCAACTTGAATTTCACATATCAACATATCAATCAAAAGGGTGAAATACGTACTGGAAAATGTTTGTCAACACCAAAAATTTTGACGGATGGGAGAATAAGTCTATTAGAACGATGGCAGTGGACAAATGGTGACAATTCATTTGGTCACTCTATAATTGAGGAGAGTAACATCATAAAATTAACATATCCTATAGTTAAAAGTAATGCAGCCTTATTATGTGAAATGTTTTTAAAGAAAACGTTCTAA
- a CDS encoding inorganic pyrophosphatase, protein MDYNNKGFWSMLDDLVSGSEIVIDRPKGSRHPKYPDMLYEVDYGYLKNTTSMDGGGIDIWRGTDKKHEINGIICIVDLLKKDSEIKILSGCTNNEKETIYRFHNKSEFMKGIFIAREGS, encoded by the coding sequence ATGGATTATAATAACAAAGGATTTTGGAGTATGTTAGACGATTTAGTAAGCGGTTCTGAAATAGTAATAGATAGACCTAAAGGTTCAAGACATCCTAAATATCCTGATATGTTATATGAAGTTGATTATGGATATTTAAAAAATACAACTTCTATGGATGGTGGAGGAATTGATATATGGAGAGGGACGGATAAAAAACATGAAATAAATGGGATTATATGTATTGTGGATTTGTTGAAAAAAGATTCTGAAATCAAAATACTGAGTGGTTGTACTAATAATGAAAAAGAAACGATATATAGATTTCATAATAAATCAGAGTTTATGAAGGGGATTTTTATAGCCAGGGAAGGATCATAA
- a CDS encoding GNAT family N-acetyltransferase codes for MGQKNKILELLIKNKIDNINITNFIENYHICNLEQIGDSVIVKGTSDRNWVYISSKSEEELKIIKSRLDYKDKNFAIIEDWMIPILTKGNKIKWKLATMKLVISDIKVIAEPKHSVSKLAICDSKYIYENSNYKDFISMPYIIERITNGVSSCIRYMDKLIAWGITQDDGAIGFLHVLPEYRKMGYARDVMIDLINKVRDENKIPFVHIEEENERSMKLAMSLGFKKDRVVSWFEIE; via the coding sequence TTGGGGCAAAAGAATAAAATACTAGAGCTTTTAATAAAAAATAAAATTGATAACATAAATATTACTAATTTTATTGAAAATTATCATATATGTAATTTAGAACAAATAGGTGACTCAGTTATAGTTAAGGGGACAAGTGATAGAAATTGGGTTTATATAAGTTCAAAATCAGAAGAGGAACTTAAAATAATAAAAAGTAGATTAGATTATAAGGATAAGAATTTTGCAATTATTGAAGATTGGATGATTCCAATTTTAACTAAAGGTAATAAAATCAAGTGGAAATTAGCTACTATGAAATTAGTAATATCAGATATAAAAGTTATAGCTGAACCAAAACATAGTGTATCAAAATTGGCGATTTGTGATTCTAAATATATATATGAAAATTCAAATTATAAAGATTTTATATCTATGCCATATATCATTGAAAGAATAACAAATGGAGTAAGTTCATGTATACGTTATATGGATAAATTAATAGCTTGGGGAATTACACAAGACGATGGAGCTATAGGATTTTTGCATGTTTTACCTGAATATAGAAAGATGGGATACGCGCGAGATGTAATGATAGATTTAATTAACAAAGTTCGAGATGAAAATAAAATACCATTTGTGCATATTGAAGAAGAAAATGAAAGGTCTATGAAGTTAGCAATGAGTTTAGGGTTTAAAAAAGATCGAGTAGTAAGTTGGTTCGAGATAGAGTAG